The proteins below are encoded in one region of Pseudonocardia sp. DSM 110487:
- a CDS encoding alpha/beta fold hydrolase — protein sequence MDHLTVDGIHVEIDGAGPPVVLTHDALTHSEAWDAQVPAWSTDHRVASWDRRGYGHSPRPTTQYSSIDDLAAVVRAVSDGPAALVGCSFGSLITLHCALQHAELVSKLVLVGPILSGLPLSEHFLTRGGRSVPAPDAPDAEHIEYWSAVDPWFVAPSSPAARERLRALLTANPQNLRPPLELERRPETPATAQLGEIRVPTLIVVGELDIPDVHAAAGALEVGIPGATRVVVTGSGHLPHLEVPEAFTGVVHEFLAKD from the coding sequence ATGGATCACCTCACCGTCGACGGAATCCATGTCGAGATCGACGGCGCCGGGCCACCTGTCGTACTGACCCACGACGCGCTGACCCACAGCGAGGCGTGGGACGCCCAGGTACCGGCGTGGTCCACGGACCACCGCGTCGCCAGCTGGGATCGGCGCGGCTACGGGCACTCGCCCCGGCCCACCACGCAGTACTCGAGCATCGACGACCTCGCGGCCGTCGTGCGCGCGGTGTCCGACGGACCCGCCGCGCTGGTCGGGTGCTCGTTCGGCTCGCTGATCACGCTGCACTGCGCGCTCCAGCACGCCGAGCTGGTCTCGAAGCTGGTGCTGGTCGGGCCGATCCTGTCCGGCCTGCCGCTCAGCGAGCACTTCCTCACCCGCGGCGGACGCAGCGTCCCCGCTCCCGACGCCCCTGATGCCGAGCACATCGAGTACTGGAGCGCCGTCGACCCGTGGTTCGTGGCGCCGAGCAGCCCCGCTGCCCGTGAGCGGCTGCGGGCGCTGCTCACCGCCAACCCGCAGAACCTGCGACCGCCGCTGGAGCTGGAGCGCAGGCCGGAGACACCCGCCACGGCGCAGCTCGGGGAGATCCGGGTACCGACGCTGATCGTGGTCGGCGAGTTAGACATCCCCGATGTGCACGCCGCCGCCGGGGCGCTCGAGGTCGGCATACCCGGCGCCACCAGGGTCGTCGTGACGGGCAGCGGGCACCTGCCCCACCTGGAGGTGCCCGAGGCGTTCACCGGGGTCGTGCACGAGTTCCTCGCGAAGGACTGA
- a CDS encoding endonuclease/exonuclease/phosphatase family protein, with amino-acid sequence MRVLTLNVLAPTYHGWERRREAIVAGVRALAPDVVALQEVVDVPDLLGSGWHEVWHSRRGDGDDGAALASRWPIGEVHEIDGRVTPRARDLPWSGTVVAEVLAPEPFLAVHHKPLYRLDGERERELQAVAAARLVEAVAPDPDRHVVLLGDFDARPDSASMRFWTGRQSLDGISVCYHDAWETVHGDDPGHTFTPDNPLVRAGGFHLVRGRRIDYVLVRGRPQGPTLRVVSCERALVEPVDGVQASDHYGVIAELVVPERPPGTQGSL; translated from the coding sequence ATGCGTGTCCTCACCCTCAACGTCCTCGCACCCACCTACCACGGCTGGGAACGTCGCCGCGAAGCGATCGTGGCCGGGGTCCGCGCCCTCGCTCCCGACGTCGTCGCTCTCCAGGAGGTCGTGGACGTCCCCGACCTGCTGGGGTCCGGCTGGCACGAGGTGTGGCACTCCCGCCGGGGCGACGGCGACGACGGGGCCGCGCTCGCCAGCCGCTGGCCGATCGGCGAGGTGCACGAGATCGACGGCCGCGTGACGCCCCGTGCCCGCGACCTCCCGTGGTCCGGCACGGTGGTCGCGGAGGTGCTCGCGCCGGAGCCCTTCCTCGCGGTGCACCACAAGCCGCTCTACCGGCTCGACGGCGAGCGGGAACGGGAGCTGCAAGCCGTCGCCGCGGCGCGGCTCGTCGAGGCGGTGGCCCCCGACCCGGACCGGCACGTGGTGCTGCTCGGCGACTTCGACGCCCGCCCCGACTCGGCGAGCATGCGGTTCTGGACCGGGCGCCAGTCCCTCGACGGCATAAGCGTCTGCTATCACGACGCGTGGGAGACCGTGCACGGCGACGACCCCGGCCACACGTTCACGCCGGATAACCCGCTGGTGCGGGCGGGCGGGTTCCACCTCGTACGTGGGCGGCGGATCGACTACGTGCTGGTGCGCGGCCGCCCGCAGGGTCCGACGCTGCGGGTGGTTTCCTGCGAGCGGGCGCTCGTCGAGCCGGTCGACGGTGTGCAGGCGAGCGACCACTACGGCGTGATCGCGGAGCTGGTGGTGCCCGAGCGGCCACCGGGGACACAGGGTTCCCTGTGA
- a CDS encoding nuclear transport factor 2 family protein: MRPEDEVLAAAAARADALARGDADALRARLHPLFGWTSHRGDTFDREAYVRRNTEGDVRWHGQTLEDVRVVVVGDTAVLRCTAVDRIEADGPQIFRMPMTQTWTHSAEGWLCLAGHAGPRVRPARSGYAGM, encoded by the coding sequence GTGAGGCCGGAGGACGAGGTGCTCGCCGCGGCGGCCGCGCGCGCCGACGCACTCGCCCGCGGCGACGCCGACGCACTCCGCGCCCGACTGCACCCGCTGTTCGGCTGGACCTCCCACCGCGGTGACACGTTCGACCGCGAGGCGTACGTCCGCCGCAACACAGAGGGCGACGTGCGCTGGCACGGCCAGACGCTCGAGGACGTCCGGGTGGTGGTCGTCGGCGACACGGCGGTGCTCCGGTGCACGGCGGTCGATCGCATCGAGGCCGACGGCCCGCAGATCTTCCGCATGCCCATGACCCAGACCTGGACCCACTCCGCCGAGGGCTGGCTCTGCCTCGCGGGCCACGCCGGTCCGCGCGTACGACCGGCGCGCTCCGGGTACGCCGGCATGTGA
- a CDS encoding NIPSNAP family protein codes for MITCHVRYEVEPDRIAAFEAFATRWMELVERHGGVHHGYFLPAEGASDIAYALFSFPSLADYERYRGRFGVDPEFVEADRIRDDSRCVRRYERTFLRPLLPSAR; via the coding sequence GTGATCACCTGTCATGTCCGCTACGAGGTCGAACCCGACCGGATCGCGGCGTTCGAGGCGTTCGCCACCCGGTGGATGGAGCTCGTCGAGCGCCACGGCGGCGTCCACCACGGCTACTTCCTGCCCGCCGAAGGCGCCAGCGACATCGCCTACGCCCTGTTCAGCTTCCCCAGCCTCGCCGACTACGAGCGGTACCGCGGTCGCTTCGGCGTGGACCCGGAGTTCGTCGAGGCCGACCGGATCCGCGACGACTCCCGGTGCGTCCGCCGCTACGAACGCACGTTCCTGCGGCCGCTGCTGCCGTCGGCCCGCTGA
- a CDS encoding DUF6886 family protein, with amino-acid sequence MRPGDGEVLHFSEDPTITEFVPHVAATARVPGAYVWAVDAQRAPAYWFPRECPRVLTWPTASSAAADVARIIGPSGAPRLHAVEYAWLERMRSVQLYAYRLPAALFRPFGEPEPERLRGEPEPTAHVAEVPVRPLGPPELVADLFALHEEAGIELRVLPRLWPLWDAIVASTLGFSGIRLRNALPPDR; translated from the coding sequence GTGCGTCCCGGTGACGGCGAGGTCCTCCACTTCTCGGAGGACCCGACGATCACCGAGTTCGTCCCGCACGTCGCCGCCACCGCACGCGTGCCGGGCGCGTACGTCTGGGCCGTCGACGCTCAGCGTGCTCCCGCGTACTGGTTCCCACGCGAGTGCCCGCGGGTGCTCACGTGGCCCACCGCGAGTTCCGCGGCCGCGGACGTCGCGCGCATCATCGGCCCGTCAGGGGCGCCGCGCCTGCATGCCGTCGAGTACGCGTGGCTGGAGCGGATGCGTTCGGTGCAGCTCTACGCGTACCGGCTCCCGGCGGCGCTGTTCCGCCCGTTCGGGGAACCTGAGCCCGAGCGACTGCGTGGCGAGCCCGAGCCGACCGCGCACGTCGCGGAGGTTCCGGTGCGGCCGCTCGGGCCACCGGAGCTGGTCGCGGACCTCTTCGCGCTCCACGAGGAGGCCGGCATCGAGCTGCGCGTGCTCCCGCGGCTGTGGCCGCTCTGGGACGCGATCGTGGCGAGCACGCTCGGGTTCAGCGGGATCCGGTTGCGGAACGCGCTGCCACCGGACCGATGA
- a CDS encoding FAD-binding oxidoreductase yields the protein MTIEVMKARPTVWEPLDRSMRGDLVTPSDPRYDRARVVYWAQFDEVRPSAVAFCETPADVAACLAFCQDVGIPAVPRSGGHSVGGYSTTDGLVVDVSRMSRVGTRNAGDGIRAVVGAGARQVDALPALWRDGVVVPGGMCPTVSAGGFVSGGGFGWLTRRYGMASDHVLAAQVVLAGGRVVRCSESEEPELFWALRGAGGGNFGVITEYEMRTRRVPTMVNFHLRWPWDAVQAVIGAWQRWIIGGPDELGSALSVTAAGDGPATVDVAGGWLGDQATLERHLDALVADVGNRPDMRSVEENSYLDAMIAAYGVADMTAAQRQWTGQNPDAAIPRQHFMVDRSVLMDEAIPDTGIGEMLAAFERDPRPGQVRLLSFFALGGQVNRIPRRASAYVHRDAQFYLAFWVGLDRDLPDEADRHAAQAWADDGFAVIDRYSGGEAYQNFIDPALAGWREAYYAENYARLAEVKRAYDPHGFFHFAQSV from the coding sequence ATGACTATCGAGGTGATGAAGGCGAGGCCCACCGTCTGGGAGCCGCTCGACAGGTCGATGCGCGGGGATCTCGTGACGCCGTCCGATCCCCGGTACGACCGGGCGCGGGTCGTCTACTGGGCGCAGTTCGACGAGGTGCGGCCGAGCGCGGTCGCGTTCTGCGAGACGCCGGCGGACGTCGCGGCGTGCCTGGCGTTCTGCCAGGACGTCGGCATCCCGGCCGTGCCGCGCAGCGGCGGGCACAGCGTCGGCGGCTACTCGACCACCGACGGGCTCGTCGTCGACGTCTCGCGGATGTCCCGGGTCGGCACCCGGAACGCCGGTGACGGGATCAGGGCGGTCGTCGGGGCGGGAGCGCGGCAGGTCGACGCCCTGCCCGCGCTGTGGCGGGATGGCGTCGTGGTGCCCGGCGGGATGTGCCCGACGGTGTCGGCGGGCGGTTTCGTGAGCGGGGGCGGGTTCGGATGGCTCACCCGGCGCTACGGGATGGCGTCCGACCACGTGCTCGCGGCGCAGGTCGTGCTCGCCGGCGGACGGGTGGTGCGGTGCTCGGAGTCGGAGGAGCCGGAGCTGTTCTGGGCGCTGCGCGGCGCTGGGGGCGGGAACTTCGGGGTGATCACCGAGTACGAGATGCGTACGCGGCGCGTTCCCACGATGGTCAATTTCCACCTCCGGTGGCCGTGGGACGCCGTGCAGGCGGTGATCGGCGCCTGGCAGCGGTGGATCATCGGTGGCCCTGACGAGCTCGGATCGGCGCTCAGCGTCACGGCGGCGGGCGACGGTCCCGCGACGGTCGACGTCGCAGGCGGGTGGCTCGGCGACCAGGCGACGCTCGAACGCCACCTCGACGCGTTGGTGGCGGACGTCGGTAACCGGCCGGACATGCGGTCGGTCGAGGAGAACTCCTACCTCGACGCCATGATCGCAGCGTACGGGGTGGCCGACATGACGGCTGCCCAGCGGCAGTGGACTGGCCAGAATCCGGATGCGGCCATTCCGCGCCAGCATTTCATGGTCGATCGCAGTGTCCTCATGGACGAGGCGATTCCGGATACGGGCATCGGCGAGATGCTGGCCGCGTTCGAGCGTGATCCGCGGCCCGGCCAGGTTCGCCTGTTGAGCTTCTTCGCGCTCGGCGGTCAGGTGAATCGCATTCCGCGCCGCGCGTCGGCGTACGTCCACCGGGACGCGCAGTTCTACCTGGCGTTCTGGGTGGGGCTGGACCGGGACCTGCCCGATGAGGCCGACCGCCACGCTGCCCAGGCGTGGGCGGACGACGGGTTCGCGGTGATCGATCGGTATTCCGGAGGGGAGGCGTACCAGAACTTCATCGATCCCGCGCTCGCCGGCTGGCGGGAGGCCTACTACGCGGAGAACTACGCCAGGCTCGCCGAAGTGAAGCGGGCCTATGACCCGCATGGGTTCTTCCACTTCGCTCAGTCGGTCTGA
- a CDS encoding cyclopropane-fatty-acyl-phospholipid synthase family protein, translated as MTLVSERFPRSSRYDPDWIVAGISGGANSLWLTEWLTEAMPLRPGMRVLDLGCGRGLSSVFLHAEFGVQVWSTDLWFSPDERAQRIHDAGMADAVFPIHADARALPFAAGFFDAVVSIDSFVYYGTDDLYLGYLARFVKPGAPIGIAGAGLVQEIDGPVPDHLAAWWEPSMSCLHSAGWWRRHWERSGVAEVELADAMPDGWRYWRDWQHTASPDNSTEIDALTADQGRYLGYVRAVARRRTDRTLDDPIVSIPVSYAEKPVLRS; from the coding sequence ATGACCCTCGTCTCGGAACGTTTCCCCCGCAGCTCCCGCTACGACCCGGACTGGATCGTCGCCGGCATCTCCGGAGGCGCGAACTCGCTGTGGCTCACCGAGTGGCTCACCGAGGCGATGCCGCTCCGCCCGGGCATGAGGGTTCTCGACCTGGGCTGCGGGCGCGGCCTCTCGTCGGTCTTCCTCCACGCGGAGTTCGGCGTACAGGTGTGGTCGACGGACCTCTGGTTCAGCCCGGACGAACGCGCGCAACGCATCCACGACGCCGGGATGGCCGACGCCGTCTTCCCGATCCACGCCGACGCCCGCGCGCTCCCGTTCGCGGCGGGCTTCTTCGATGCGGTCGTCAGCATCGACTCGTTCGTCTACTACGGCACCGACGACCTGTACCTCGGCTACCTCGCCCGCTTCGTCAAGCCGGGAGCACCGATCGGCATCGCAGGCGCGGGGCTGGTGCAGGAGATCGACGGGCCGGTTCCCGATCACCTGGCCGCGTGGTGGGAGCCGAGCATGAGCTGCCTGCACTCGGCCGGCTGGTGGCGGCGGCACTGGGAGCGCAGCGGCGTCGCCGAGGTCGAGCTCGCCGACGCGATGCCCGACGGCTGGCGCTACTGGCGGGACTGGCAGCACACCGCGTCACCGGACAACAGCACGGAGATCGACGCCCTGACCGCGGACCAGGGGCGCTATCTCGGCTACGTCCGAGCGGTGGCACGCCGCCGCACCGACCGAACCCTCGACGACCCCATCGTGTCCATCCCGGTCTCGTACGCCGAGAAGCCCGTTCTTCGATCCTGA
- a CDS encoding threonine/serine exporter ThrE family protein encodes MTPGERFTRRVRTALRREAHGFLHAGPPTVQLMRPLGPRVPDDARVQQVLDLCMRVGEVLLSSGESVDETSQTMTRLAATAGLSAVDVDITFSSITMCCHRGMAAAPVTSMRLVNYRALDLTRLEEVAKIVERVERAELDIEAASAALSDAVSAPHPYPRWIATAGWAGLAASVAFLLGAAPVTAVAAFLVTGLIDRLGRLLNRWGLAAFFRQVVGGLVATGATLALFAVGVFPPGTGPSLVVAANITVLLSGLSVVSTVQDAISGYYVTAAGRVAEIALLSAGLLTGVVLALRIGITFGVQLEVAGELPTGAGQFSLSVLAAALAAASFSLAGYARWRPLLAAGLAGAAGWGTYGVLTQVLEIGAIASTGAAAIVVGIATGLLRRGGGISPLVVTLAGITPLLPGFTAYRGFYQLSVEGLADGLVTVTVALGIGLALAAGVAFGDFVARPRRPATPAIVESPPPEPDRQ; translated from the coding sequence ATGACACCAGGCGAACGGTTCACCCGCCGGGTCCGCACCGCGCTCCGCCGCGAGGCGCACGGGTTCCTGCACGCAGGCCCGCCCACGGTGCAGCTGATGCGGCCGCTCGGCCCGAGAGTGCCGGACGACGCGCGGGTGCAGCAGGTCCTCGACCTGTGCATGCGCGTGGGCGAGGTGCTGCTGTCGAGCGGCGAGAGCGTGGACGAGACCTCGCAGACGATGACCCGGCTGGCCGCAACGGCGGGCCTGTCGGCGGTGGATGTCGACATCACGTTCAGCTCGATCACGATGTGCTGCCACCGGGGCATGGCGGCGGCGCCGGTCACGTCCATGCGGCTGGTCAACTACCGGGCGCTCGACCTCACGCGGCTGGAGGAGGTCGCCAAGATCGTCGAGCGCGTGGAGCGGGCCGAACTCGACATCGAGGCGGCGTCCGCGGCGCTCTCCGACGCGGTCAGCGCGCCGCACCCGTACCCGCGGTGGATCGCCACCGCCGGCTGGGCCGGACTCGCGGCATCCGTCGCGTTCCTCCTCGGCGCCGCACCGGTCACGGCGGTGGCGGCGTTCCTCGTCACCGGGCTCATCGACCGGCTCGGCCGGCTGCTGAACCGGTGGGGGCTGGCCGCGTTCTTCCGGCAGGTGGTCGGCGGGCTGGTCGCCACGGGAGCGACGCTCGCGTTGTTCGCCGTCGGTGTGTTCCCGCCGGGCACCGGACCGTCGCTGGTGGTCGCAGCGAACATCACGGTGTTGCTCTCCGGGCTGTCGGTCGTCAGCACCGTGCAGGACGCGATCTCGGGCTACTACGTGACGGCAGCCGGCCGCGTGGCGGAGATCGCCCTGCTCTCCGCGGGCCTGCTCACCGGCGTCGTCCTGGCATTGCGGATCGGGATCACGTTCGGCGTTCAGCTCGAGGTGGCCGGTGAGCTGCCCACCGGCGCCGGGCAGTTCAGCCTCTCCGTGCTCGCGGCCGCGCTGGCCGCCGCATCGTTCTCGCTGGCCGGTTACGCGCGGTGGCGGCCGCTGCTCGCGGCCGGGCTCGCGGGAGCAGCCGGTTGGGGCACGTACGGCGTGCTCACACAGGTCCTGGAGATCGGGGCGATCGCGTCCACCGGGGCCGCCGCGATCGTGGTGGGGATCGCCACCGGCCTGCTCCGCAGGGGTGGTGGCATCTCGCCGCTCGTCGTCACGCTCGCCGGCATCACCCCCTTGCTGCCGGGTTTCACGGCCTATCGCGGCTTCTACCAGCTCTCGGTCGAGGGCCTTGCCGACGGTCTGGTCACGGTGACGGTCGCGCTCGGCATCGGGCTCGCGCTGGCGGCCGGCGTCGCGTTCGGCGACTTCGTGGCGAGGCCGCGGCGCCCGGCCACTCCCGCCATCGTGGAATCACCACCACCGGAGCCGGACCGGCAGTAG
- a CDS encoding trehalose-6-phosphate synthase yields MPSGTAQSADFVVVANRLPVDLEKLPDGTQRWKRSPGGLVTALEPMLRSRDGAWVGWPGLADADVEPLVEDGLHLHPVRLSAQEVEEYYEGFSNGTLWPLYHDVVAPPAFHRHWWQAYVRVNQRFAEVVAQVAAQGATVWVQDYQLQLLPAALRELRPDLRIGFFLHIPFPPTELYMQLPWRRRIVEGLLGADLVGFHTPGGARNFRWLATRLAGASPGHGRTEVVVGGRTVKLGAFPISIDSGNLDRLSRSAEVLERAKQIRSDLGEPERVVLGVDRLDYTKGIDVRLRAFEELLAEDRISADDTVMIQLATPSRERVEHYQKMRNDIEQAVGRINGEYARVGHPAVHYLHQSLPRDELVAFFVAADVMLVTPLRDGMNLVAKEYVACRHDNGGVLVLSEFAGAALELKDALLVNPHDTDGVKNALHAALTIGRDDGRRRMRALRRQVLSHDVDRWARTFLDALGLPPTEKAER; encoded by the coding sequence ATGCCGTCCGGCACCGCGCAGTCCGCTGATTTCGTGGTTGTGGCCAATCGCCTACCGGTCGACCTGGAGAAGCTGCCCGACGGCACCCAGCGCTGGAAGCGCAGCCCGGGTGGTCTCGTCACCGCTCTCGAACCGATGCTGCGCAGCCGCGACGGCGCGTGGGTCGGCTGGCCGGGCCTCGCCGACGCCGACGTCGAGCCGCTCGTCGAGGACGGTCTGCACCTGCACCCCGTGCGCCTGTCGGCGCAGGAGGTCGAGGAGTACTACGAGGGCTTCTCCAACGGCACCCTCTGGCCGCTCTACCACGACGTGGTGGCCCCGCCCGCGTTCCATCGCCACTGGTGGCAGGCCTACGTGCGGGTCAACCAGCGCTTCGCCGAGGTCGTGGCACAGGTTGCGGCACAAGGTGCCACCGTCTGGGTGCAGGACTACCAGCTGCAACTGCTCCCGGCAGCCCTGCGCGAGCTGCGCCCCGACCTGCGGATCGGGTTCTTCCTGCACATCCCCTTCCCGCCCACCGAGCTGTACATGCAGCTGCCGTGGCGCAGGCGGATCGTGGAAGGCCTGCTCGGCGCCGACCTCGTCGGCTTCCACACCCCCGGCGGCGCCCGCAACTTCCGCTGGCTCGCCACGAGGCTCGCAGGCGCCAGCCCTGGCCACGGGCGTACCGAGGTCGTGGTCGGCGGGCGCACGGTCAAGCTGGGTGCGTTCCCGATCTCCATCGACTCGGGCAACCTCGACCGGTTGTCGCGCAGCGCCGAGGTGCTGGAGCGCGCGAAGCAGATCCGCTCCGACCTCGGCGAACCGGAGCGCGTGGTGCTCGGCGTCGATCGGCTGGACTACACCAAGGGCATCGACGTCCGGCTGCGCGCCTTCGAGGAGCTGCTGGCCGAGGATCGCATCAGCGCCGACGACACCGTGATGATCCAGCTCGCCACCCCGAGCCGCGAACGCGTCGAGCACTACCAGAAGATGCGCAACGACATCGAGCAGGCCGTCGGGCGCATCAACGGCGAGTACGCCCGCGTCGGGCACCCCGCCGTGCACTACCTGCACCAGTCGCTCCCGCGGGACGAGCTGGTCGCGTTCTTCGTGGCGGCCGACGTCATGCTCGTCACGCCGCTGCGCGACGGCATGAACCTCGTCGCCAAGGAGTACGTGGCGTGCCGCCACGACAACGGCGGCGTGCTCGTTCTGTCGGAGTTCGCAGGGGCCGCCCTCGAGCTCAAGGACGCACTGCTGGTCAACCCGCACGACACCGACGGCGTCAAGAACGCGCTCCACGCCGCCCTGACGATCGGCCGGGATGATGGCCGCAGGCGGATGCGGGCGCTGCGCCGGCAGGTGCTGAGCCACGACGTCGATCGGTGGGCCCGCACTTTCCTCGACGCGCTCGGGCTCCCGCCCACCGAGAAGGCCGAGCGATGA
- the otsB gene encoding trehalose-phosphatase, with product MTDLRAAVQALAHAPRLLVALDFDGVLAPIVSVPSDARPLPESAAALEELVGLPGTAVALLSGRGRADLAAVSGFGSPIRLIGSHGSEFDDDGASLLDDEQRARLDRLAAELRELVGGEQGVTLETKPAGVAVHVRNAPPEVGTRVLDAVRAGPAAWDGIEATPGKAVLDLSVARMDKGAALDLLREREAADAVLFAGDDVTDETAFARLRPGDVGVKVGPGDTAAQHRVDAPPDITTLLQQLVETRRRRA from the coding sequence ATGACCGACCTCCGCGCGGCCGTGCAGGCACTCGCCCACGCACCCCGCCTGCTCGTGGCCCTCGACTTCGACGGCGTGCTCGCCCCGATCGTCTCCGTTCCGTCGGACGCCCGGCCGCTCCCGGAAAGCGCGGCCGCCCTCGAGGAGCTCGTGGGCCTGCCCGGCACCGCGGTCGCGCTGCTTTCCGGCCGCGGCCGGGCCGACCTGGCCGCCGTCTCCGGGTTCGGCAGCCCGATCCGGCTGATCGGTAGCCACGGCAGCGAGTTCGACGACGACGGCGCATCCCTGCTCGACGACGAGCAGCGTGCGCGTCTCGACCGCCTGGCGGCCGAGCTGCGAGAACTCGTCGGCGGGGAGCAGGGGGTCACGCTGGAGACGAAGCCCGCGGGCGTGGCCGTGCACGTCCGCAACGCGCCTCCCGAGGTGGGCACCCGCGTGCTCGACGCCGTACGCGCCGGGCCGGCCGCATGGGACGGGATCGAGGCCACCCCGGGCAAGGCGGTGCTCGACCTGTCGGTCGCCCGGATGGACAAGGGCGCTGCGCTCGACCTGCTCCGCGAGCGCGAGGCGGCCGACGCCGTGCTGTTCGCGGGCGACGACGTCACCGACGAGACGGCGTTCGCCCGGCTGCGGCCCGGTGACGTGGGCGTGAAGGTCGGCCCGGGCGACACGGCCGCACAGCACCGGGTGGACGCCCCACCCGACATCACCACGCTGCTACAGCAGCTGGTCGAGACCCGCAGGCGCCGGGCATGA
- a CDS encoding TetR/AcrR family transcriptional regulator: MPYHHGDLRRALLDTALEAIGEQGPAAVSLRDVARRAGVSHAAPTHHFRDKTALLTTLAAEGWSLLADSLREAAVAGGDFAELGVAYVVFATSHPAHFAVMRAPGLARADDPELEAAMGRARVQLESGVQRFEASSTRDTTITALTAWSLVHGLAALLLEGAVPLKPDTDVAELARAVTARLRPPA, encoded by the coding sequence ATGCCCTACCACCACGGTGACCTTCGCCGCGCCTTGCTCGACACCGCGCTCGAGGCCATCGGGGAACAGGGACCAGCCGCGGTGAGCCTGCGCGACGTCGCCCGGCGCGCGGGCGTCTCGCACGCCGCGCCGACGCACCACTTCCGCGACAAGACCGCCCTGCTCACGACGCTCGCGGCGGAGGGATGGTCGCTGCTCGCCGACTCCTTGCGCGAGGCGGCCGTGGCCGGGGGTGACTTCGCCGAGCTCGGGGTGGCGTACGTCGTGTTCGCCACCTCCCACCCCGCCCACTTCGCGGTGATGCGGGCACCCGGCCTGGCCCGGGCCGACGACCCCGAGCTGGAGGCCGCGATGGGGCGGGCGCGCGTCCAGCTGGAATCGGGCGTGCAGCGGTTCGAGGCGAGCAGCACGCGCGACACCACCATCACGGCACTGACCGCGTGGTCACTGGTGCACGGCCTTGCCGCCCTGCTCCTGGAAGGCGCGGTACCGCTGAAGCCGGACACCGACGTGGCAGAGCTCGCGAGGGCCGTGACAGCGCGCCTGCGCCCCCCGGCCTGA
- a CDS encoding LacI family DNA-binding transcriptional regulator, whose protein sequence is MAGPPNVRRPATLASLAAELGVSRTTVSNAYNRPDQLSAPLRARVLEAARRLGYPGPDPVARSLRTRKAGAVGLLLTEALSYAFRDPAATGFLEGLALACEQAGQGLLLVPVSPDQVDVTAVHQAGVDGFVVYSVREDDPHFLAVLERPLPTVVCDQPMGVDGVDRVGVDDRAGMLALTRHLTALGHRRVGVLCMRLAAGHNDGPATPERQANATYPVQRDRLAGIRDGLAEVGVDWADVPVHERFEHSVDAGKDAAAALLAAHPDVTALVCTSDILALGALGHAAHRGLAVPDQLTVTGFDGVPEAERAGLTTVRQPVLEKGRVAGELLLERGDRNRPRRVTLPTELIVGSTSGRPRVEERFFSGW, encoded by the coding sequence ATGGCAGGGCCTCCCAATGTCCGCCGTCCCGCGACTCTCGCCTCGCTCGCTGCCGAACTCGGTGTCTCGCGGACGACGGTGTCGAACGCCTACAACCGTCCTGACCAGCTCTCCGCGCCCTTGCGGGCCCGCGTGCTCGAGGCGGCGCGGCGCCTCGGCTACCCGGGGCCGGACCCGGTCGCGCGATCGCTGCGCACCCGCAAGGCGGGCGCGGTCGGTCTGTTGCTCACCGAGGCGCTGTCGTACGCGTTCCGGGACCCCGCCGCCACCGGGTTCCTCGAAGGGCTCGCGCTCGCGTGCGAGCAGGCGGGGCAGGGTTTGCTGCTCGTTCCGGTCAGCCCCGACCAGGTGGACGTCACGGCGGTGCACCAGGCCGGTGTCGACGGGTTCGTCGTCTACTCGGTGCGGGAGGACGACCCGCACTTCCTCGCCGTGCTCGAACGGCCGCTGCCGACCGTCGTGTGCGACCAGCCGATGGGCGTTGACGGTGTCGACCGCGTGGGCGTCGACGACCGGGCGGGGATGCTCGCGCTCACACGGCATCTCACCGCGCTCGGCCACCGCCGCGTCGGAGTGCTCTGCATGCGCCTCGCGGCCGGCCACAACGACGGCCCCGCCACCCCGGAGCGGCAGGCGAACGCCACCTACCCGGTGCAGCGCGACCGGCTCGCCGGCATCCGCGACGGGCTCGCCGAGGTGGGGGTCGACTGGGCCGACGTGCCCGTCCACGAGCGCTTCGAGCACAGCGTCGACGCCGGCAAGGATGCGGCGGCGGCGCTGCTCGCGGCCCACCCGGACGTCACCGCCCTGGTCTGCACGTCCGACATCCTCGCCCTCGGCGCGCTCGGGCACGCCGCCCACCGCGGCCTGGCCGTGCCCGACCAGCTCACGGTCACCGGCTTCGACGGGGTGCCGGAGGCCGAGCGTGCGGGTCTCACCACCGTTCGCCAGCCGGTGCTGGAGAAGGGGCGGGTGGCGGGCGAGCTGCTCCTGGAGCGCGGCGACCGCAACCGCCCGCGCCGCGTGACGCTGCCCACCGAGCTGATCGTGGGTTCGACGAGCGGCCGCCCGCGCGTGGAGGAGCGCTTCTTCTCTGGCTGGTGA